In a single window of the Canis lupus dingo isolate Sandy chromosome 18, ASM325472v2, whole genome shotgun sequence genome:
- the LOC112663101 gene encoding olfactory receptor 4X1 yields MATPSNVTEIILLGFSPNREVQKTVSVLFLLMYMAIVLGNGLIVVMVMASKGLTSPMYFFLSFLSFVEICYCSVTAPKLILDSFIERQTISLKGCITQIFFLHFFGGTEIFLLTVMAYDRYVAICKPLHYTVIMNRRVCGLLVGAAWSGGLLHSVGQTFLIFQLPFCGLKVLDHYFCDVHPVLKLACSDTFLIGVLIIANGGSISVVSFMGLLASYVVILYSLRTQTSEGRRKALSTCASHIAVVSLFFIPCSFVYMRPCVTLSADKIVAVFYTVVTPLLNPIIYSFRNADMKNAMRRLMGRTVIWGNR; encoded by the coding sequence ATGGCGACTCCAAGCAATGTGACTGAAATCATTCTATTGGGATTTTCCCCCAACAGGGAGGTGCAGAAGACTGTTTCTGTGCTGTTTCTCCTCATGTACATGGCCATTGTGCTGGGTAACGGCCTTattgtggtgatggtgatggCCAGCAAAGGGCTCACCTCCCCCATGTATTTCTTCCTCAGCTTCCTGTCCTTTGTGGAGATCTGTTACTGCTCTGTCACAGCTCCCAAGCTCATCCTTGACTCTTTTATTGAAAGGCAAACCATTTCCCTCAAGGGCTGCATCACACagatatttttcctccatttctttggTGGTACTGAGATCTTTCTCCTGAcagtgatggcctatgaccgctatgtggccatctgcaagccccTGCACTATACCGTCATCATGAACCGGCGTGTGTGTGGCCTCCTGGTGGGTGCAGCATGGAGTGGGGGCTTGCTGCATTCTGTTGGGCAGACATTCCTCATTTTCCAGCTGCCCTTCTGTGGCCTCAAGGTCCTTGACCACTACTTCTGTGATGTCCATCCTGTATTGAAGCTGGCCTGCTCAGACACCTTCCTCATTGGTGTGCTGATCATCGCCAATGGTGGCTCCATTTCAGTGGTCAGCTTCATGGGGCTGCTTGCTTCCTACGTGGTCATCCTGTACTCCCTGAGGACACAGACCTCAGAAGGTCGGCGCAAGGCTCTGTCCACCTGCGCCTCTCACATTGCAGTTGTGAGTCTGTTCTTCATACCCTGTTCCTTTGTCTACATGAGGCCCTGTGTCACCCTCTCTGCAGACAAGATAGTTGCTGTGTTTTACACAGTGGTCACACCTCTCTTAAACCCCATCATTTACTCCTTCAGGAATGCTGACATGAAAAATGCCATGAGAAGACTGATGGGGAGGACAGTGATCTGGGGAAATAGATGA